A DNA window from Thiothrix subterranea contains the following coding sequences:
- the cas7e gene encoding type I-E CRISPR-associated protein Cas7/Cse4/CasC, whose product MSHNFINFHVLISHSPSCLNRDDMNMQKNAVFGGKRRVRVSSQSLKRAMRKSDYYQANVGQSSIRTKHIADLNKQAIEYLNGRYDAALVTQTIGLIAGKDLNAGDEKGDAVAPWALEEIAWFCEQVKQAQDKGEDEKAIKKKLKDSTEAMRQALASCVDIALSGRMATSGLMSEFGKVDGALAVAHAITTHEVSDSDIDWFTAVDDLQELGSGHLDTQEFSSGVFYRYASLNIGQLQENMGGASREQVLEIAVHVLHMLATVVPSAKQQTFAAHNLADLALVSFSDLPVSLANAFESPVRQKGDGFLKPSLEYLNNYWSKIHKGYGLNERCAEFTLADDLTIPAGMIKQDSLDALKNWVRQNGE is encoded by the coding sequence ATGTCACACAACTTCATCAATTTTCATGTGCTGATTTCCCATAGCCCATCCTGCTTGAACCGGGATGATATGAATATGCAGAAGAACGCGGTGTTTGGCGGCAAACGTCGGGTGCGTGTTTCCAGCCAAAGCCTGAAACGGGCGATGCGTAAAAGCGATTACTACCAAGCCAATGTGGGGCAAAGCAGCATCCGCACCAAACACATTGCCGATCTGAACAAGCAGGCGATTGAATACTTGAACGGGCGTTACGATGCCGCGCTGGTGACGCAGACCATTGGTTTGATTGCCGGTAAGGATTTGAACGCGGGCGATGAAAAAGGCGATGCAGTTGCGCCGTGGGCATTGGAAGAAATTGCGTGGTTCTGTGAACAGGTGAAGCAAGCACAGGACAAGGGTGAAGACGAAAAAGCTATCAAGAAAAAACTGAAAGACTCCACCGAAGCGATGCGCCAAGCATTAGCCAGTTGCGTTGATATTGCCTTGTCGGGGCGTATGGCTACATCCGGTTTGATGAGTGAGTTCGGTAAGGTCGATGGTGCATTAGCCGTGGCTCACGCGATTACTACCCATGAAGTCAGCGATTCGGATATTGATTGGTTTACGGCAGTAGATGACTTGCAAGAACTGGGATCAGGTCATTTGGATACTCAAGAATTTTCCAGCGGCGTGTTCTACCGTTATGCCAGCTTGAACATTGGACAGCTACAGGAAAACATGGGTGGCGCAAGCCGCGAACAGGTTTTGGAGATTGCGGTACACGTTCTGCATATGCTGGCAACGGTTGTGCCATCCGCTAAACAACAAACCTTTGCGGCGCACAATCTGGCAGATTTGGCGTTGGTGTCCTTCTCTGATTTGCCGGTTTCGTTGGCGAATGCGTTTGAAAGCCCGGTTAGACAGAAAGGGGATGGTTTCCTCAAACCATCATTGGAATATCTGAACAATTACTGGAGCAAGATTCACAAAGGCTACGGTCTGAATGAACGCTGTGCTGAATTTACCTTGGCGGATGATCTGACGATTCCGGCGGGTATGATCAAACAGGATTCACTCGATGCACTGAAAAACTGGGTACGCCAGAACGGGGAATGA
- the cas5e gene encoding type I-E CRISPR-associated protein Cas5/CasD has product MRDYLILKLQGVMQAWGEHTFEGLRPSTNFPTRSALTGLLAACLGIDRNDRQQQQALANSFLYAVRQDETEHSVIKMTDYHTVKDAREDYVGLKSHDTIITQREYLLDAAFTVAIWNTEGAEYSLEQLKAAVCQPRYTPFLGRRSCPITRPLYESRVQAINSDEALKLIEPVAGVIYSEEDLPDVIGRNKHRHRVRDMPLPNQPRQFASRMVYVYGKENADVSE; this is encoded by the coding sequence ATGCGTGACTATTTGATCCTGAAATTGCAGGGAGTCATGCAGGCATGGGGGGAACATACCTTTGAAGGTTTGCGCCCTTCCACCAACTTCCCGACCCGTAGTGCATTGACCGGTTTATTGGCGGCTTGTCTGGGGATTGACCGTAATGACCGCCAGCAACAACAAGCCTTGGCAAACAGTTTTCTGTATGCCGTGCGGCAAGATGAAACTGAGCATAGTGTCATCAAAATGACGGATTACCACACGGTCAAAGATGCGCGGGAAGATTACGTTGGCTTGAAGTCTCATGACACCATCATTACCCAGCGGGAATATTTGCTGGATGCTGCGTTCACAGTGGCTATCTGGAATACCGAAGGTGCGGAATATTCGCTTGAGCAGTTAAAGGCGGCGGTATGCCAACCCCGTTACACACCGTTTTTGGGGAGGCGCAGTTGCCCGATTACGCGCCCCTTGTATGAAAGCCGTGTACAGGCGATTAATTCCGATGAGGCTTTGAAGCTGATTGAACCCGTCGCCGGTGTGATTTACAGCGAAGAAGACTTGCCCGATGTGATAGGCAGAAACAAGCATCGCCATCGTGTGCGGGATATGCCGTTACCGAATCAGCCGCGCCAATTTGCCAGCCGTATGGTGTACGTCTACGGAAAGGAAAATGCCGATGTATCTGAGTAG